Proteins from a genomic interval of uncultured Desulfuromusa sp.:
- the nusB gene encoding transcription antitermination factor NusB, which produces MSNNRRVGREYALKVLFALQLDKDQPKANELLSIFFKNFHFADDILGEPLDAGEISLSTAARLFAEQIVNGVIEFRSVVDKKIVDVAKNWSLERMAPVDLSILRIGTYELLYQPEIPTPVVIDEAIEISKRYGTKDSPSFINGLLDKIAKEARTINRS; this is translated from the coding sequence ATGTCTAATAATCGTCGTGTCGGTCGTGAATATGCGCTCAAGGTGCTGTTCGCGTTACAGCTTGATAAAGATCAGCCAAAAGCAAATGAATTGCTGAGCATTTTTTTTAAAAACTTTCACTTTGCTGATGATATATTAGGTGAGCCCTTAGACGCCGGAGAAATTTCGTTATCGACTGCAGCGCGTCTGTTCGCTGAGCAAATCGTTAATGGCGTTATTGAATTCCGTTCCGTTGTCGATAAAAAAATCGTCGATGTCGCAAAAAACTGGTCGTTGGAAAGAATGGCCCCAGTGGACTTGTCAATTTTAAGGATTGGAACCTATGAGCTGCTTTATCAGCCTGAAATTCCCACCCCTGTTGTGATCGATGAAGCTATTGAAATTTCCAAGCGCTATGGAACCAAAGATTCACCTTCGTTTATAAATGGTTTGCTTGATAAAATCGCAAAAGAAGCAAGAACAATAAACAGGTCGTAA
- a CDS encoding homoserine dehydrogenase, with amino-acid sequence MRTIKVGLLGFGTVGTGVVRNFQRNAETIGKRLCCNVELAKIVDRDVAEDRGVQLEEGVLTADVEDVISNPEIDIVVELFGGYEPAKSFILKAIANGKHIVTANKALMAVHGEEIIAAANRQGVSVMFEAAVGGGIPIISAIKENLCSNEFSSILGILNGTCNFILTKMTESGGDFAPELQKAQDLGYAEADPTFDIEGVDTAHKIALLSALCFGTTVDFDQVYTEGISNIAAIDIQFATQMGYKIKLLAIGKNYGDQIEVRVHPTMIPKSYQLAEVNGVFNAVRLTGDFVGPTLLYGSGAGMDATASAVMGDVIAISRDKISGARSRVPIMGYCADQIKALPIKAMSEIISHYYLRFTTIDEPGVLAKIAGSLGKHNISIQSMIQPESHTVDSVPIVLMTHAAKEADVSSALLEIEDLNITSQPTRLIRVEPNL; translated from the coding sequence ATGAGGACAATAAAAGTTGGTCTGTTAGGATTTGGTACGGTAGGAACTGGAGTTGTCAGGAATTTTCAGCGCAATGCCGAAACAATTGGAAAACGTCTTTGTTGCAACGTTGAGTTAGCTAAGATTGTTGACCGTGATGTGGCTGAAGATCGTGGCGTCCAGTTGGAAGAAGGGGTTCTAACTGCAGATGTAGAAGATGTTATCAGTAATCCTGAGATAGATATTGTTGTTGAGCTTTTCGGCGGCTATGAGCCCGCAAAAAGTTTTATTCTGAAAGCTATTGCCAACGGTAAGCATATCGTTACTGCCAATAAAGCGCTGATGGCGGTCCATGGTGAGGAAATTATTGCTGCGGCGAACCGGCAAGGTGTCTCTGTCATGTTTGAAGCCGCTGTTGGTGGTGGGATTCCGATTATTTCAGCAATTAAAGAAAATCTTTGTAGTAATGAGTTCAGCTCCATTCTTGGTATTTTGAATGGAACTTGTAATTTTATTCTGACAAAAATGACGGAATCAGGTGGTGATTTTGCTCCAGAGCTACAGAAGGCCCAGGATTTAGGTTACGCAGAGGCTGATCCGACTTTTGATATCGAAGGGGTCGATACGGCTCACAAAATAGCTCTGTTGTCGGCCCTTTGTTTTGGAACGACTGTTGATTTTGATCAGGTCTATACCGAAGGCATCAGTAATATTGCCGCGATTGACATTCAGTTTGCGACGCAAATGGGGTACAAGATCAAGCTATTGGCCATTGGTAAAAACTATGGCGATCAAATTGAGGTGCGGGTTCACCCGACGATGATTCCTAAATCTTATCAGCTTGCTGAAGTCAATGGTGTTTTTAATGCCGTTCGCCTTACGGGTGATTTTGTCGGTCCGACACTGCTGTATGGGAGTGGTGCTGGAATGGATGCGACTGCCAGCGCGGTGATGGGTGATGTGATTGCAATCAGCAGGGACAAGATTTCCGGGGCGCGGTCACGAGTGCCGATTATGGGGTATTGCGCAGACCAGATAAAGGCATTGCCGATTAAAGCCATGAGCGAAATTATCAGCCATTACTATCTGCGTTTCACAACAATAGATGAACCCGGGGTCTTGGCAAAAATAGCCGGCAGCCTTGGAAAGCACAATATCAGTATTCAATCAATGATCCAGCCTGAATCCCATACGGTTGATTCTGTTCCAATCGTCCTGATGACTCATGCGGCCAAAGAGGCGGATGTCTCATCCGCTTTGCTGGAAATTGAAGATCTGAATATTACTTCGCAGCCGACTCGCCTGATCCGCGTTGAACCGAATCTTTGA
- the ribE gene encoding 6,7-dimethyl-8-ribityllumazine synthase has protein sequence MSKIIEGTLDAKNYRFGIIVSRFNSFISDRLLEGTIDTLTRHGAEEKQMTVVKVPGAFELPLVAKKMADSGKYDALICLGAVIRGGTPHFEYVSAEMTKGIASVSLQSGLPVAFGVLTTDSIEQAIERAGTKAGNKGVEAAMSAIEMVNLLGAV, from the coding sequence ATGTCGAAAATTATTGAAGGAACGCTTGACGCGAAGAATTATCGTTTCGGAATTATTGTGAGCCGTTTTAATAGCTTTATTTCTGACCGGTTACTTGAGGGGACGATTGATACCTTGACTCGTCATGGCGCAGAGGAAAAACAGATGACTGTTGTCAAGGTTCCCGGCGCATTTGAACTTCCCTTAGTTGCCAAAAAAATGGCCGATTCAGGAAAATATGATGCATTAATTTGTCTGGGGGCCGTAATCCGTGGAGGAACGCCTCATTTTGAATATGTCAGTGCTGAAATGACAAAAGGTATTGCATCTGTATCTCTACAATCAGGCTTACCTGTCGCGTTTGGCGTTCTAACGACAGACTCTATCGAACAGGCGATTGAACGTGCAGGGACTAAAGCGGGGAATAAAGGTGTTGAGGCAGCAATGAGTGCTATTGAAATGGTGAATTTACTGGGAGCCGTATAA
- a CDS encoding AMP-binding protein, which yields MVGAALDRDIAEGFQDLGLTLLQGYGITETSPVISAESPSKSKPGTVGEPLEDVEIRIEKPNADGEGEIWVKGPNVMLGYYKNTKATAEILSNGWYRTGDLGKIDEDNMLSICGRVKNLIVTPNGKNVYPEEVENHLLKSPYIAEIMVYGHKISATAEEIYAIIFPEEEALFALGKEQEGGPMGAAEIESLIRKEVLTYGKDLADYKRVKKFTLREDEFPKTTTRKIKRYVVEPEISTGGITKQTSRP from the coding sequence GTGGTTGGTGCCGCTCTTGATCGTGACATTGCTGAAGGCTTCCAGGATCTTGGTCTGACATTGTTGCAAGGATATGGCATTACTGAAACGTCACCTGTTATCAGTGCAGAAAGCCCGTCAAAAAGCAAACCCGGGACCGTTGGAGAACCCCTTGAAGACGTTGAAATTCGCATTGAAAAGCCAAATGCTGATGGAGAAGGAGAAATATGGGTTAAGGGTCCGAACGTGATGCTTGGTTATTACAAAAACACAAAGGCAACCGCTGAAATTTTATCCAATGGCTGGTATCGCACCGGTGATCTGGGGAAGATAGATGAAGACAATATGCTTTCGATTTGTGGCAGGGTAAAAAATCTTATCGTCACCCCTAATGGTAAAAATGTTTATCCCGAAGAAGTAGAAAATCACCTTCTAAAAAGTCCCTATATTGCGGAAATCATGGTTTATGGACACAAAATAAGTGCAACAGCAGAAGAAATCTACGCCATTATATTCCCTGAAGAAGAAGCTCTTTTTGCCCTGGGTAAAGAGCAGGAAGGCGGCCCAATGGGTGCCGCTGAAATCGAATCTTTAATCCGCAAAGAAGTTTTGACCTACGGTAAAGATCTCGCTGACTACAAGAGAGTCAAGAAATTCACCTTGAGAGAAGATGAATTCCCCAAAACAACAACCCGAAAAATTAAGCGATACGTCGTTGAGCCTGAGATTTCAACTGGCGGGATCACAAAACAAACAAGCCGCCCATAA